A window of the Arthrobacter sp. Marseille-P9274 genome harbors these coding sequences:
- a CDS encoding agmatine/peptidylarginine deiminase has protein sequence MAWKMPAETAPHERTWMAFPRRGLTLGENAAAAEEAYAAWTAVAHAVAEFEPVTMVVDPSERDRARRMLGGGIEQVEAPLDEFWMRDIGPTFVIDDERPGVLGAVDWIFNGWGAPAWAEWEKSRGIGRFVAGQADAELVSSMLVNEGGAIHVDGEGTVLVTETVQLDPARNPQADRARVEAELARTLGTTHTVWVPRGLTRDYEDLGTRGHIDMVATLPSPGRILLHWQGNPEHPDYDVSRSLQTFFENQIDAAGKPFEIIPLPAPETLQDHEGFVDWSYVNHLVVNDGVIACGYGEDRADALAAELLAEAYPGRRVLTVDARPILARGGGIHCITQQQPKLSGQVA, from the coding sequence ATGGCCTGGAAAATGCCGGCCGAGACCGCACCCCATGAGCGAACCTGGATGGCTTTCCCACGTCGAGGGTTGACGCTGGGCGAGAACGCTGCCGCCGCAGAGGAGGCCTACGCGGCCTGGACCGCCGTCGCGCATGCGGTGGCCGAGTTCGAGCCCGTGACCATGGTGGTGGACCCGAGCGAGCGCGATCGGGCCCGCCGGATGCTGGGCGGCGGGATTGAGCAGGTCGAGGCGCCGCTGGATGAGTTCTGGATGCGTGACATCGGTCCAACCTTCGTCATCGACGATGAACGTCCGGGCGTGCTCGGTGCGGTGGACTGGATTTTCAACGGCTGGGGAGCCCCTGCCTGGGCCGAATGGGAGAAGAGCCGCGGCATCGGACGCTTCGTCGCCGGGCAGGCGGACGCCGAACTCGTCAGCTCGATGCTTGTCAATGAAGGCGGTGCCATCCATGTCGACGGCGAAGGAACCGTGCTGGTCACTGAAACCGTGCAGTTGGATCCTGCCCGCAATCCCCAGGCGGACAGGGCGCGGGTCGAGGCGGAACTGGCCCGCACGCTGGGAACCACGCACACGGTATGGGTGCCGCGCGGCCTGACCCGCGATTATGAGGATCTGGGCACCCGCGGGCACATCGACATGGTGGCCACACTGCCGTCGCCCGGCCGGATTCTGCTGCACTGGCAGGGCAATCCGGAGCACCCCGACTATGACGTCAGCCGCAGCCTTCAGACCTTCTTCGAAAACCAGATCGACGCTGCCGGCAAGCCCTTCGAGATCATCCCGCTACCCGCACCGGAAACACTGCAGGACCATGAGGGCTTCGTGGACTGGAGCTATGTGAACCACCTTGTCGTCAATGACGGGGTCATTGCCTGTGGCTACGGCGAGGACCGGGCGGATGCCTTGGCGGCGGAGCTCCTGGCCGAGGCCTACCCGGGCCGCCGGGTGCTCACTGTGGACGCCCGGCCGATCCTGGCACGCGGCGGCGGCATTCACTGCATCACGCAGCAGCAGCCGAAACTCAGCGGGCAGGTGGCGTGA
- a CDS encoding TetR/AcrR family transcriptional regulator → MSRTPQKRSGRKKPEERAAEIAQAARELALERGLSAITLRGVAAQAGVASGLVAHYQPQVDSLVASTFSAIVSDEIREVEGLLAGLPAPRQRLAALLDTLLDSARLEVTAVWVEAWSLGRRNDVLAARVREQMDAWQLIIQGIVDAGIAAGEFETSDAASVAWQILGMIDGLNAQALVRWNGVSDRGAHLVRAVEGMVGAPGGGLLVHDPSAPDVPHPKQ, encoded by the coding sequence ATGTCAAGAACCCCTCAAAAACGATCCGGCCGGAAGAAACCGGAGGAGCGGGCAGCTGAAATCGCGCAGGCCGCCCGCGAACTCGCGCTGGAGCGGGGGCTGTCGGCAATTACGCTGCGCGGTGTAGCGGCGCAGGCCGGGGTCGCGTCCGGACTCGTGGCCCACTACCAGCCGCAGGTGGACTCGCTGGTGGCCAGCACCTTTTCTGCCATCGTCAGCGATGAAATCCGGGAGGTGGAGGGCCTGCTAGCCGGGCTTCCGGCTCCGCGGCAGCGGCTCGCGGCGCTGCTGGACACTCTGCTGGACAGCGCCCGCCTGGAGGTGACAGCGGTGTGGGTGGAAGCCTGGAGTCTGGGGCGCCGCAATGACGTACTTGCCGCACGCGTGCGCGAGCAAATGGATGCATGGCAGCTGATAATCCAAGGCATCGTTGATGCCGGCATCGCAGCCGGCGAGTTCGAGACCTCCGACGCCGCCTCGGTGGCGTGGCAGATTCTTGGCATGATCGACGGTTTGAATGCCCAGGCGCTGGTGCGCTGGAACGGGGTCAGCGATCGCGGTGCACACCTCGTCCGCGCCGTGGAGGGGATGGTCGGCGCACCCGGCGGCGGGCTGCTGGTGCACGACCCGAGCGCCCCCGATGTCCCGCACCCGAAGCAATAG
- a CDS encoding TetR/AcrR family transcriptional regulator, producing MMSSRTSQRIRKAPEERRAEILAEAATMALSEGLERITLRAVAERLGVRPGLISHYFPAAEDLVIAAFVRAVSEEREELFSGDGDPVARLAHLISYIEGDGAVELTRLWLNARHLCRFSPALAAALEHQEHLGSQRLAALIEDGIATGDFVVEDPHAACVRIFVAIDGVGAYVNDTHPFAHRAFTHYVSDVAEWALGMRAGDLRAAVDRLSAA from the coding sequence ATGATGTCAAGCCGGACTTCCCAGCGGATCCGAAAAGCCCCGGAGGAGCGCCGCGCCGAAATCCTCGCAGAGGCGGCGACGATGGCACTGTCCGAGGGCCTGGAGCGCATTACTCTCCGCGCCGTCGCGGAGCGGCTGGGAGTGCGGCCCGGCCTGATCAGCCATTATTTTCCCGCTGCAGAAGACCTGGTCATCGCCGCTTTCGTCCGTGCCGTCTCCGAAGAGCGCGAGGAACTGTTCTCCGGTGACGGCGACCCCGTCGCGCGCCTGGCGCATCTCATTTCGTACATCGAAGGCGATGGTGCTGTTGAGCTCACCCGGTTGTGGCTGAACGCCCGGCACCTCTGCCGCTTCAGTCCGGCTCTTGCTGCCGCGCTGGAACACCAGGAGCATCTGGGCAGCCAGCGTCTGGCCGCACTGATCGAGGACGGAATCGCCACGGGAGACTTCGTCGTTGAGGACCCGCACGCCGCCTGCGTAAGAATCTTCGTCGCCATCGACGGAGTGGGCGCCTATGTCAATGACACGCACCCCTTTGCGCACAGGGCCTTCACACACTACGTCTCGGATGTGGCGGAGTGGGCGCTTGGCATGCGCGCAGGCGACCTCCGGGCCGCGGTGGACCGGCTGTCTGCAGCCTAA